A single Amphiura filiformis chromosome 19, Afil_fr2py, whole genome shotgun sequence DNA region contains:
- the LOC140141333 gene encoding cytochrome P450 2J6-like: MNISLDRSAFIPDVFKSITVRQWLVVILLIVSSFHLLRQHILRRNYPPIPWNLPLLGNLPWIIWTLYWSGVPPYECLRRLRYKYGNVFALNLCGQLVVFVNDFASIKEAFNNTCLCDRPEILKFKKLNGNKGIAFANGTAWTQQRRFTQTTFRSLGVGKTRFEELIAIETDKLIEAIKRYDGAMFDPQDLLLNVSSNVINLAIFGKRYEYDDEEFLRLQRLTKRQAELLVRIFPFMFLSFLQYIPSIKAVREFEANSPIVSSFIHDFIQEHKTHSILTIFETTRMFSSMNLNYKMATLPVNYLALTKQI; encoded by the exons atgaacatttctttagATCGCTCTGCGTTTATTCCTGATGTTTTCAAATCTATTACGGTACGACAGTGGCTGGTGGTTATACTGTTAATCGTGTCCAGTTTTCACCTACTAAGGCAGCATATACTTCGCAGAAATTACCCACCCATACCATGGAATCTACCTCTTCTTGGCAACCTACCATGGATCATCTGGACGCTATATTGGAGCGGGGTACCCCCTTATGAGTGTCTACGTCGTCTAAGATACAAGTATGGTAATGTGTTTGCTCTGAATTTGTGCGGACAACTCGTAGTATTCGTCAACGACTTTGCGTCCATCAAAGAGGCGTTTAATAATACGTGCTTGTGTGATCGGCCGGAGATTTTGAAGTTCAAGAAGTTGAACGGCAATAAAG GTATTGCCTTCGCAAATGGCACCGCTTGGACTCAACAAAGACGTTTTACCCAAACCACTTTCCGAAGTCTCGGTGTCGGCAAAACCCGATTTGAAGAATTAATCGCGATCGAAACTGACAAACTTATCGAGGCAATAAAGCGATATGACGGTGCCATGTTTGACCCTCAAGATTTGCTATTAAACGTAAGTAGCAATGTGATAAATTTGGCTATATTTGGAAAGCGCTACGAGTATGATGATGAGGAATTTCTACGGCTTCAGCGGCTAACCAAACGACAAGCGGAGCTTTTGGTGCGCATTTTCCCGttcatgtttttgtcatttcTGCAATACATTCCGTCCATTAAAGCTGTCAGAGAATTCGAAGCAAACAGTCCAATTGTTAGTAGCTTTATACATGACTTTATACAAGAACATAAAACACATTCAATTCTGACAATCTTCGAGACTACACGGATGTTTTCATCAATGAACTtaaattacaaaatggcgacacTTCCGGTAAATTATCTGGCCTTGACGAAACAAATATGA